Proteins from one Puntigrus tetrazona isolate hp1 chromosome 10, ASM1883169v1, whole genome shotgun sequence genomic window:
- the sytl2a gene encoding synaptotagmin-like protein 2 isoform X8, giving the protein MIDLSYLTEEEQEMILAVLKRDSELKKLEEQRVKQLRKTERDRSRLKYLTGEWFYETKNHRHRDRIHGSDIIRASMRQKKPVTILELSQRWSEKSSRVYGEKKDVYIPPELLGLIDDPSTESHNERVDDELPEAQQERQRPQIKPRQNPFSSVRSKRDDARLINGVKETDQTPSEGHHEVYGEPQLSQVSNFHGSTEAAGKAIGLSAEGQTDKITVEEGRSFSKVLEWFGRGSRDGKLKELPVRKEMKEEEPKESPEAKLEDSVPLVLQPKTKPPPKQRRGLFALFSREDKKDHSPEVQASDQEVISQDKIKSSEYKTSCTLRSEDDNLLLQSSVPTNSKTAEIQQDKTEKQICEDPPQRETFDQGEISSGRLANLRSFWERGNKGPKILSIKREDEVEGSETSQLNENYQDAVDRRLSDSSISSSKPKPDDPNPNPVDIESTSCDISPISPRRTANGVDVSAISSHEDDKPSSLESNRILEVSSSEPQTLTVKMNAKLSPSSFLEHKDAYLDNEQQEDTISRDISDISEISTVKMSLSQQEDSISINDLKSFWEKEKSGFRVIVGSPTCTANVKDPSPDSSPKCSLGELSKPQFDIRSTSPSSPGSFRDAGLTQKEKMEQTEEKQRSPSRVPLQDLQDIRGDSEDDGPVKAALERANARPISISKSLEDLASTPLQERWKTDTRSDLGLSMENVSTVTSNTKTSFSDPEQVKMMSMSMPAFMQQEMDFRNSDCASVSSFHNDRLRTCNTPSNFSTCSEVASISSVTGSVMSIYSSEFGNVEVKGTIQFAIHYVQKLGEFHIFVVQCKDLAVADVKRNRSDPYVKCYLLPDKAKYGKKKTCVRKRTLDPTYNEILRFKIPMETLKTQKLNISVWHNDTFGRNMFLGEVELDLAEWDFSNTQMNEYLLKGRIQVPTSPKHSVSSMDMSAEIKVALRFVPQTSHSHKNKGNGEVQIWVKECKNLPITRGVAIDPFVKCAVLPDNSRKSRQKTRVLKRASDPVFNHTMVYDGFRQEDLKEACVELTVWDHDRLNNHFIGGVRLGPGTGKSYGTEVNWMDSNVAEAALWEKMMQSPNDWVEDILPLRMMVMARMSR; this is encoded by the exons ATGATTGACCTGAGTTATCTGACAGAGGAAGAGCAAGAGATGATCCTGGCAGTGCTGAAGAGAGATTCAGAGCTTAAGAAGTTGGAAGAACAGAGGGTCAA GCAGCTTCGTAAgactgagagagacagaagcaGGCTGAAGTACTTGACTGGGGAGTGGTTTTATGAGACAAAGaatcacagacacagagacaggatCCATGGCTCCGACATCATCAGAGCGTCCATGAGACAGAAGAAACCCGTGACGATAT TGGAACTCTCTCAAAGATGGTCTGAGAAATCCAGTCGTGTTTATGGTGAGAAGAAAGATGTGTACATCCCTCCAGAACTTTTAGGACTCATTGATGATCCATCAACAGAATCACACAATGAGAG GGTGGATGATGAGTTGCCAGAAGCACAGCAGGAAAGGCAGAGACCTCAAATCAAG CCTAGGCAGAATCCATTCAGTAGTGTGCGTTCGAAGAGAGATGATGCCAGACTTATCAATGGAGTGAAAGAGACTGATCAGACACCTTCTGAGG GTCATCATGAGGTTTATGGTGAGCCTCAGCTCTCACAGGTGTCCAACTTCCACGGCTCTACTGAGGCAGCAGGTAAGGCCATTGGGTTAAGTGCAGAGGGCCAGACTGATAAGATTACGGTGGAAGAGGGTCGTTCATTTTCGAAGGTACTTGAATGGTTTGGGAGAGGATCTCGAGATGGAAAGCTAAAGGAGTTGCCAGTTAGGAAAGAGATGAAAGAAGAGGAGCCAAAAGAAAGCCCAGAAGCCAAGTTAGAAGATTCTGTGCCTTTAGTTTTACAGCCAAAGACCAAGCCACCACCAAAGCAAcgtagggggctttttgcattgttttcgAGAGAAGACAAAAAAGACCATAGTCCTGAAGTTCAAGCATCTGACCAAGAAGTGATAAgtcaagataaaataaaaagttcagaaTATAAAACATCTTGTACTTTAAGATCTGAAGATGATAATTTACTTTTACAGTCCTCTGTTCCTACAAACAGTAAGACTGCAGAAATACAGCaggataaaacagaaaaacaaatatgtgaAGATCCTCCTCAAAGAGAGACGTTTGACCAAGGTGAAATATCATCAGGAAGACTGGCCAACCTGAGGTCTTTCTGGGAAAGGGGGAACAAAGGACCTAAAATACTGAGCATCAAAAGAGAGGATGAAGTAGAAGGAAGTGAGACATCTCAGCTTAATGAGAATTATCAAGATGCTGTGGACCGAAGGTTGTCAGATTCCAGCATTAGCTCATCCAAGCCCAAACCTGATGATCCAAACCCAAATCCAGTTGATATAGAATCTACATCATGTGATATCTCTCCAATCTCACCTAGAAGAACAGCCAATGGTGTTGATGTGTCCGCCATATCCTCACATGAAGATGACAAACCTTCTAGTTTGGAAAGCAATAGGATTTTAGAAGTTTCAAGCAGTGAACCACAAACTCTCACAGTAAAAATGAATGCCAAATTGTCACCGAGTTCATTTCTAGAACACAAAGATGCATATCTGGACAATGAGCAACAGGAAGACACAATCTCCAGGGACATATCTGACATATCTGAAATCTCCACCGTCAAAATGTCTCTAAGTCAACAGGAAGATTCAATTTCTATTAATGATCTTAAGTCGTTttgggagaaagaaaaaagcggCTTTAGAGTAATTGTAGGCTCACCAACGTGCACAGCTAATGTTAAAGATCCATCTCCAGACTCATCTCCAAAATGTTCTTTAGGGGAACTTTCTAAACCTCAGTTTGATATCAGGTCAACCAGCCCAAGTTCCCCAGGAAGTTTCAGAGATGCTGGACTGACACAAAAAGAGAAGATGGAACAgactgaggaaaaacaaagaagTCCAAGTAGAGTGCCATTACAAGACCTTCAAGATATTAGAG GGGACAGCGAGGATGACGGCCCTGTCAAAGCTGCCCTGGAACGAGCCAATGCCAGACCTATCTCTATTTCCAAGAGTCTAGAGGACCTGGCATCCACACCTTTAC AAGAAAGGTGGAAGACTGACACAAGGAGTGATCTTGGACTGAGTATGGAAAATG TATCTACAGTCACTTCCAACACCAAAACATCCTTCTCCGACCCAGAACAGGTGAAGATGATGAGTATGTCTATGCCCGCATTTATGCAACAAGAG ATGGATTTCAGAAACAGTGACTGTGCATCAGTGAGCAGCTTCCACAATGACAGACTGAGAACATGCAACACTCCTTCTAATTTTAGCACTTGCTCTGAAGTGGCCTCCATATCCTCT GTCACTGGCAGTGTAATGAGCATCTACAGTAGTGAGTTTGGTAATGTGGAGGTCAAAGGCACAATCCAGTTCGCCATTCACTACGTGCAAAAACTGGGAGAGTTCCACATCTTTGTTGTTCAGTGCAAAGACCTTGCCGTGGCGGATGTTAAGAGGAACCGATCTGATCC GTATGTTAAATGTTACTTGTTACCCGACAAAGCAAaatatggaaagaaaaaaacatgcgtGAGGAAGAGGACGCTAGATCCAACTTACAATGAAATACTACGG tttaaGATTCCAATGGAGACGCTGAAAACCCAGAAGCTGAACATTTCTGTGTGGCACAACGACACATTTGGCCGTAACATGTTTCTTGGAGAGGTTGAGCTTGATTTGGCCGAATGGGATTTTAGTAACACCCAGATGAATGAATATTTACTTAAAGGAAGG ATCCAGGTTCCCACCAGCCCAAAGCATTCTGTCTCGAGTATGGACATGAGTGCAGAGATTAAAGTTGCTCTGCGTTTTGTCCCACAGACTTCTCACA GTCACAAGAACAAGGGGAATGGTGAGGTACAAATATGGGTGAAAGAATGCAAGAATCTGCCTATTACCAGAGGTGTTGCTATTGACCCATTTGTCAAATG CGCAGTCCTGCCTGATAATAGCCGGAAAAGCCGCCAGAAAACCAGAGTGTTGAAGAGGGCATCAGATCCGGTGTTTAACCACACCATGGTGTATGATGGTTTCAGGCAAGAGGACCTCAAAGAGGCCTGTGTGGAGCTTACTGTGTGGGACCACGACAGACTCAATAACCACTTCATTGGGGGTGTTAGGCTGGGTCCAGGAACGG GTAAAAGTTACGGCACTGAAGTCAACTGGATGGACTCTAATGTTGCCGAAGCAGCTCTGTGGGAAAAAATGATGCAGTCTCCAAATGATTGGGTGGAAGATATTTTACCTTTGAGAATGATGGTCATGGCAAGAATGTCTAGATAG
- the sytl2a gene encoding synaptotagmin-like protein 2 isoform X9 yields MIDLSYLTEEEQEMILAVLKRDSELKKLEEQRVKQLRKTERDRSRLKYLTGEWFYETKNHRHRDRIHGSDIIRASMRQKKPVTILELSQRWSEKSSRVYGEKKDVYIPPELLGLIDDPSTESHNERVDDELPEAQQERQRPQIKPRQNPFSSVRSKRDDARLINGVKETDQTPSEETFLPAENYTLHHTTPNTDNTDTHLVTQCKPVPKKRLLLCSCKNPSPDTALSDNGVKQVVTPAPRGILKHNISSCSSTDSLHLQIPTSDDSSSSSQSSATVSPETPISPPLSPCSVHSASGWLDRKQVRFSSVVGPIERVQGEHSVLEDDWSPLSEQDRSSITDNGHHEVYGEPQLSQVSNFHGSTEAAGDSEDDGPVKAALERANARPISISKSLEDLASTPLQERWKTDTRSDLGLSMENVSTVTSNTKTSFSDPEQVKMMSMSMPAFMQQEMDFRNSDCASVSSFHNDRLRTCNTPSNFSTCSEVASISSVTGSVMSIYSSEFGNVEVKGTIQFAIHYVQKLGEFHIFVVQCKDLAVADVKRNRSDPYVKCYLLPDKAKYGKKKTCVRKRTLDPTYNEILRFKIPMETLKTQKLNISVWHNDTFGRNMFLGEVELDLAEWDFSNTQMNEYLLKGRIQVPTSPKHSVSSMDMSAEIKVALRFVPQTSHSHKNKGNGEVQIWVKECKNLPITRGVAIDPFVKCAVLPDNSRKSRQKTRVLKRASDPVFNHTMVYDGFRQEDLKEACVELTVWDHDRLNNHFIGGVRLGPGTGKSYGTEVNWMDSNVAEAALWEKMMQSPNDWVEDILPLRMMVMARMSR; encoded by the exons ATGATTGACCTGAGTTATCTGACAGAGGAAGAGCAAGAGATGATCCTGGCAGTGCTGAAGAGAGATTCAGAGCTTAAGAAGTTGGAAGAACAGAGGGTCAA GCAGCTTCGTAAgactgagagagacagaagcaGGCTGAAGTACTTGACTGGGGAGTGGTTTTATGAGACAAAGaatcacagacacagagacaggatCCATGGCTCCGACATCATCAGAGCGTCCATGAGACAGAAGAAACCCGTGACGATAT TGGAACTCTCTCAAAGATGGTCTGAGAAATCCAGTCGTGTTTATGGTGAGAAGAAAGATGTGTACATCCCTCCAGAACTTTTAGGACTCATTGATGATCCATCAACAGAATCACACAATGAGAG GGTGGATGATGAGTTGCCAGAAGCACAGCAGGAAAGGCAGAGACCTCAAATCAAG CCTAGGCAGAATCCATTCAGTAGTGTGCGTTCGAAGAGAGATGATGCCAGACTTATCAATGGAGTGAAAGAGACTGATCAGACACCTTCTGAGG AGACTTTCCTTCCAGCTGAGAACTACACACTCCATCACACTACTCCAAACACAGACAACACTGACACCCACTTAGTCACACAATGCAAACCTGTACCAAAAAAAAGATTGCTGCTGTGCTCCTGCAAGAACCCTTCCCCGGACACTGCCCTCAGTGACAATGGAGTTAAACAGGTCGTGACCCCTGCTCCCAGAGGCATTTTGAAGCACAACATCTCTAGCTGTAGCTCTACTGACTCCCTGCATCTCCAAATTCCTACCAGTGatgacagcagcagcagcagtcaaTCTTCAGCTACAGTCAGTCCTGAAACTCCCATCAGCCCTCCTCTTTCCCCCTGCTCCGTGCACTCTGCATCAGGGTGGTTAGATAGGAAACAGGTCCGCTTCTCTTCTGTTGTTGGGCCTATAGAGAGAGTACAAGGAGAGCACAGTGTGCTGGAAGATGATTGGAGTCCTCTGTCGGAACAGGATAGAAGCAGTATCACAGACAACG GTCATCATGAGGTTTATGGTGAGCCTCAGCTCTCACAGGTGTCCAACTTCCACGGCTCTACTGAGGCAGCAG GGGACAGCGAGGATGACGGCCCTGTCAAAGCTGCCCTGGAACGAGCCAATGCCAGACCTATCTCTATTTCCAAGAGTCTAGAGGACCTGGCATCCACACCTTTAC AAGAAAGGTGGAAGACTGACACAAGGAGTGATCTTGGACTGAGTATGGAAAATG TATCTACAGTCACTTCCAACACCAAAACATCCTTCTCCGACCCAGAACAGGTGAAGATGATGAGTATGTCTATGCCCGCATTTATGCAACAAGAG ATGGATTTCAGAAACAGTGACTGTGCATCAGTGAGCAGCTTCCACAATGACAGACTGAGAACATGCAACACTCCTTCTAATTTTAGCACTTGCTCTGAAGTGGCCTCCATATCCTCT GTCACTGGCAGTGTAATGAGCATCTACAGTAGTGAGTTTGGTAATGTGGAGGTCAAAGGCACAATCCAGTTCGCCATTCACTACGTGCAAAAACTGGGAGAGTTCCACATCTTTGTTGTTCAGTGCAAAGACCTTGCCGTGGCGGATGTTAAGAGGAACCGATCTGATCC GTATGTTAAATGTTACTTGTTACCCGACAAAGCAAaatatggaaagaaaaaaacatgcgtGAGGAAGAGGACGCTAGATCCAACTTACAATGAAATACTACGG tttaaGATTCCAATGGAGACGCTGAAAACCCAGAAGCTGAACATTTCTGTGTGGCACAACGACACATTTGGCCGTAACATGTTTCTTGGAGAGGTTGAGCTTGATTTGGCCGAATGGGATTTTAGTAACACCCAGATGAATGAATATTTACTTAAAGGAAGG ATCCAGGTTCCCACCAGCCCAAAGCATTCTGTCTCGAGTATGGACATGAGTGCAGAGATTAAAGTTGCTCTGCGTTTTGTCCCACAGACTTCTCACA GTCACAAGAACAAGGGGAATGGTGAGGTACAAATATGGGTGAAAGAATGCAAGAATCTGCCTATTACCAGAGGTGTTGCTATTGACCCATTTGTCAAATG CGCAGTCCTGCCTGATAATAGCCGGAAAAGCCGCCAGAAAACCAGAGTGTTGAAGAGGGCATCAGATCCGGTGTTTAACCACACCATGGTGTATGATGGTTTCAGGCAAGAGGACCTCAAAGAGGCCTGTGTGGAGCTTACTGTGTGGGACCACGACAGACTCAATAACCACTTCATTGGGGGTGTTAGGCTGGGTCCAGGAACGG GTAAAAGTTACGGCACTGAAGTCAACTGGATGGACTCTAATGTTGCCGAAGCAGCTCTGTGGGAAAAAATGATGCAGTCTCCAAATGATTGGGTGGAAGATATTTTACCTTTGAGAATGATGGTCATGGCAAGAATGTCTAGATAG
- the sytl2a gene encoding synaptotagmin-like protein 2 isoform X11 → MIDLSYLTEEEQEMILAVLKRDSELKKLEEQRVKQLRKTERDRSRLKYLTGEWFYETKNHRHRDRIHGSDIIRASMRQKKPVTILELSQRWSEKSSRVYGEKKDVYIPPELLGLIDDPSTESHNERVDDELPEAQQERQRPQIKPRQNPFSSVRSKRDDARLINGVKETDQTPSEGHHEVYGEPQLSQVSNFHGSTEAAGDSEDDGPVKAALERANARPISISKSLEDLASTPLQERWKTDTRSDLGLSMENVSTVTSNTKTSFSDPEQVKMMSMSMPAFMQQEMDFRNSDCASVSSFHNDRLRTCNTPSNFSTCSEVASISSVTGSVMSIYSSEFGNVEVKGTIQFAIHYVQKLGEFHIFVVQCKDLAVADVKRNRSDPYVKCYLLPDKAKYGKKKTCVRKRTLDPTYNEILRFKIPMETLKTQKLNISVWHNDTFGRNMFLGEVELDLAEWDFSNTQMNEYLLKGRIQVPTSPKHSVSSMDMSAEIKVALRFVPQTSHSHKNKGNGEVQIWVKECKNLPITRGVAIDPFVKCAVLPDNSRKSRQKTRVLKRASDPVFNHTMVYDGFRQEDLKEACVELTVWDHDRLNNHFIGGVRLGPGTGKSYGTEVNWMDSNVAEAALWEKMMQSPNDWVEDILPLRMMVMARMSR, encoded by the exons ATGATTGACCTGAGTTATCTGACAGAGGAAGAGCAAGAGATGATCCTGGCAGTGCTGAAGAGAGATTCAGAGCTTAAGAAGTTGGAAGAACAGAGGGTCAA GCAGCTTCGTAAgactgagagagacagaagcaGGCTGAAGTACTTGACTGGGGAGTGGTTTTATGAGACAAAGaatcacagacacagagacaggatCCATGGCTCCGACATCATCAGAGCGTCCATGAGACAGAAGAAACCCGTGACGATAT TGGAACTCTCTCAAAGATGGTCTGAGAAATCCAGTCGTGTTTATGGTGAGAAGAAAGATGTGTACATCCCTCCAGAACTTTTAGGACTCATTGATGATCCATCAACAGAATCACACAATGAGAG GGTGGATGATGAGTTGCCAGAAGCACAGCAGGAAAGGCAGAGACCTCAAATCAAG CCTAGGCAGAATCCATTCAGTAGTGTGCGTTCGAAGAGAGATGATGCCAGACTTATCAATGGAGTGAAAGAGACTGATCAGACACCTTCTGAGG GTCATCATGAGGTTTATGGTGAGCCTCAGCTCTCACAGGTGTCCAACTTCCACGGCTCTACTGAGGCAGCAG GGGACAGCGAGGATGACGGCCCTGTCAAAGCTGCCCTGGAACGAGCCAATGCCAGACCTATCTCTATTTCCAAGAGTCTAGAGGACCTGGCATCCACACCTTTAC AAGAAAGGTGGAAGACTGACACAAGGAGTGATCTTGGACTGAGTATGGAAAATG TATCTACAGTCACTTCCAACACCAAAACATCCTTCTCCGACCCAGAACAGGTGAAGATGATGAGTATGTCTATGCCCGCATTTATGCAACAAGAG ATGGATTTCAGAAACAGTGACTGTGCATCAGTGAGCAGCTTCCACAATGACAGACTGAGAACATGCAACACTCCTTCTAATTTTAGCACTTGCTCTGAAGTGGCCTCCATATCCTCT GTCACTGGCAGTGTAATGAGCATCTACAGTAGTGAGTTTGGTAATGTGGAGGTCAAAGGCACAATCCAGTTCGCCATTCACTACGTGCAAAAACTGGGAGAGTTCCACATCTTTGTTGTTCAGTGCAAAGACCTTGCCGTGGCGGATGTTAAGAGGAACCGATCTGATCC GTATGTTAAATGTTACTTGTTACCCGACAAAGCAAaatatggaaagaaaaaaacatgcgtGAGGAAGAGGACGCTAGATCCAACTTACAATGAAATACTACGG tttaaGATTCCAATGGAGACGCTGAAAACCCAGAAGCTGAACATTTCTGTGTGGCACAACGACACATTTGGCCGTAACATGTTTCTTGGAGAGGTTGAGCTTGATTTGGCCGAATGGGATTTTAGTAACACCCAGATGAATGAATATTTACTTAAAGGAAGG ATCCAGGTTCCCACCAGCCCAAAGCATTCTGTCTCGAGTATGGACATGAGTGCAGAGATTAAAGTTGCTCTGCGTTTTGTCCCACAGACTTCTCACA GTCACAAGAACAAGGGGAATGGTGAGGTACAAATATGGGTGAAAGAATGCAAGAATCTGCCTATTACCAGAGGTGTTGCTATTGACCCATTTGTCAAATG CGCAGTCCTGCCTGATAATAGCCGGAAAAGCCGCCAGAAAACCAGAGTGTTGAAGAGGGCATCAGATCCGGTGTTTAACCACACCATGGTGTATGATGGTTTCAGGCAAGAGGACCTCAAAGAGGCCTGTGTGGAGCTTACTGTGTGGGACCACGACAGACTCAATAACCACTTCATTGGGGGTGTTAGGCTGGGTCCAGGAACGG GTAAAAGTTACGGCACTGAAGTCAACTGGATGGACTCTAATGTTGCCGAAGCAGCTCTGTGGGAAAAAATGATGCAGTCTCCAAATGATTGGGTGGAAGATATTTTACCTTTGAGAATGATGGTCATGGCAAGAATGTCTAGATAG